The segment ATGTGCCAGTAATATGGTAAATAAGGGTTCTATGTTTGCCACTGCCATACCCACCGATACAGGGATAAATTTTAAAGCCATAAAATAGCTGAACAAAGCTATTCCCGATAGAAAGCCACCAAACCAAAAATAACGGGCGCTGCTTTTATCAACAACTAAAAGGGTCTTTAGCTGTCCCTTGATGAGGTAGTAACCTGAAAATACTATCAGGGCAGACACGGTGCTGATAGCAGACCCAAGCAGTGCCGAAGTGACAAATGCCAGTCCCGCCTTGCGGGAAACGTTTGTTGCGGCAAAGAAAAAGGCTGCTAGAAAGCCTAAGAAAAACCCACTTTTGGCATCCGGGGCAGTGGACGCTCCTGTGGGGGTGGCTATGACCATGTAGACACCGCCAATTATGATAATGATGGCGGTAATCATTTGCAGCGACAGGAATTCCCCTAAAATAACCCAAGCCATTATTGCCGAAAATACTGGAGCAGTGATTTTGATGGCAGATGAGCGAGTAGCGCCGATCCGGCGAATGCTTCCGTATAGAGAAAAACGTCCAAAAACTGGTCCTAAGAGGCCAGATAAAGCGAAGTAGCCGACCCCTTGCAAGTTTAGTATGGGTTCACTGACTAGAAACAACACCGGCAGGGCCAGTAAGAACATGGCCGTATTGGCCATTAGGGTATAAATAACCCCGCTTTCAGTAGACGCCTGATACATGCCTTTCTTCATAAAAAGACTGCTCCAAGCAAAACAAAACGCCGTCAATAAAGCGAAAAGAAGACCAGTTAATTCCATAATGCATAGCTCCTTTTAAGATTACCTTTTATCATACTATATTATGGCTGATATTACTCATTCTAGTCTTCTAATGGTGTAACGGCATTTTAAAACACAAGTTACAATTTAATAAGTGGGTGTGGGGATAGGCACCGTGGTACCACCTGGTGTCAGCTTGGTCCGATAGTCATTTAGATAAGATACTTCTTCTCTTGCCCAATAAAGCGCCTCTTTATCAACCGCACGAATTAGGATTTCTTCCCGATGCTCTGATGCTTCAGCCAGGGTATCTCCTAATGGGCTCACTAGCTTGCTTTTGCCGCAGCTATTATTACCTACGGTATTTACCCCGAAGACATAAACTGTATTGTCCAATGCCCGGGCAGGAAGCTGAATGTCCCAACGGCGGGACGCGGCAACGCTCCAAACAGATGGACAGACAATAATTTCCGCACCCTGAAGTGCCAAAAGCCGGCTGGTTTCAGGAAATTCCATCTCGTAGCAAATCAATACTCCGACTTTGCCGATTTTCGTATCAAAAATCGGGTAGCGTATTTCTCCTTTTTGAAATATGTTTTGTTCCCTACCCCAGAGTAAGCTTTTTCTTGCAACTGCCCGCAATTCACCGTCGCTGTCAATTATCGCAGCGGCAATAAAGATGTCATCTTTATCATTTTTTTCTACGAAAGGGCAGATTATAGATGATTCAGTTCTGTGTGCCTCAGCCTGCATGGTGGAGACGGTCTTTCCGTCCCTTTCTTCGGCAAGTAGGTTAAACGCCTCTTTAGACAAATAATAGCCGGTGGTCCAGAGTTCAGGGAGTACTATCAGGTCGGCTTCCTGGCCTGCCTGACGGATGGATTGAATGCCGCGTTTGAGATTAGCATCTACATCATTCATTATTGGTGTCATTTGGATACCTGCAATTTGGAACATTTTTTAATACCCCCCCTGAAAGTTTGTAGTGAGTACATTTTACGGGGAAGAATTATCTTTTGCAAATCTTCACGCTTAAATGGTGCGAGTTGGGAATCAGGCGCTATTAGGCAGGAAAGATTTGGGCAAAAATAGAATTAAGTAGGACTAATGATCTTCTCGAAAAGAGGTTTTCTCTTTGACTAACCCGCGTTATCGCCAGTATTCTGCCTTTTTGCGACAGAAGTATGGGGAAAAGGTATATAAGCTTCCGGTAAATCTGCCCGGTTCCTGCCCTAACAGGGATGGAACAATGGGAAGGGGCGGGTGTATCTTTTGTGATGAACAGGGTGCGGGCTTTGAATGCTTGCCATCAGCTTGGT is part of the Metallumcola ferriviriculae genome and harbors:
- a CDS encoding DMT family transporter, translating into MELTGLLFALLTAFCFAWSSLFMKKGMYQASTESGVIYTLMANTAMFLLALPVLFLVSEPILNLQGVGYFALSGLLGPVFGRFSLYGSIRRIGATRSSAIKITAPVFSAIMAWVILGEFLSLQMITAIIIIIGGVYMVIATPTGASTAPDAKSGFFLGFLAAFFFAATNVSRKAGLAFVTSALLGSAISTVSALIVFSGYYLIKGQLKTLLVVDKSSARYFWFGGFLSGIALFSYFMALKFIPVSVGMAVANIEPLFTILLAHLYRLDDEPISLKFLGGAAVVLLGVSLLVMQ
- a CDS encoding nitrilase-related carbon-nitrogen hydrolase, whose translation is MFQIAGIQMTPIMNDVDANLKRGIQSIRQAGQEADLIVLPELWTTGYYLSKEAFNLLAEERDGKTVSTMQAEAHRTESSIICPFVEKNDKDDIFIAAAIIDSDGELRAVARKSLLWGREQNIFQKGEIRYPIFDTKIGKVGVLICYEMEFPETSRLLALQGAEIIVCPSVWSVAASRRWDIQLPARALDNTVYVFGVNTVGNNSCGKSKLVSPLGDTLAEASEHREEILIRAVDKEALYWAREEVSYLNDYRTKLTPGGTTVPIPTPTY